A window of the Dioscorea cayenensis subsp. rotundata cultivar TDr96_F1 chromosome 14, TDr96_F1_v2_PseudoChromosome.rev07_lg8_w22 25.fasta, whole genome shotgun sequence genome harbors these coding sequences:
- the LOC120275998 gene encoding putative pentatricopeptide repeat-containing protein At3g15130 → MHRGAITELIKTCAKGSLLSGALQVHGNALKMGFACVLTIGNDLIDMYAKCGRLDFAGKVFDELSERNVVSWTAFMVGFLKDGNAEKCLKVFDEMIVSGFQPNEYTLSTTLKACGLVGPAGHGAGIQVHGVCIKSGFELHDVVGNSVIFMYSRSGMVDEGERMFEIMPVKSLVSWNAMIAGFAYGGDGNKCLCLFKQMQKQEVPDEFTFASLLKACSGLGAGREGTQVHASLITNGFVNTNNSILSGALTDLYVKCGCLTEARKVFDLTVQKNVVQWTTLILGYAQEGFVRETMDLFSKFWVSGTRIDGHVLSSVIGVFADFALVVQGRQVHSYTIKSPSGEDVSVANSLIDFYHKCGLPDEAEVHFREMHKRNVVSWTTMINGHGKHGHGKAAINLFNEMQLEGVEPDDVAYLALLSACSHAGLIEQCQYYFSRLISDHQIKPKVEHYACMVDLLGRAGRLQEAKELIENMPLEANVGIWQTLLSACRVHRNLNMGREVGRILLRIDGDNPANYVILSNILSEAGKWSECAELREKMKKKGMKKQGGCSWIEINKEVHFFYGGYNTHPETEKIHFVLKEVEKKMNEELGYVHGVSYAMHDVEDESKEENLRMHSEKLAIGLWLVVNGEKEKGEAIRVYKNLRVCGDCHEFIKGVSKVLDIVLVVRDANRFHRFEHGVCSCGDYW, encoded by the coding sequence ATGCATCGTGGAGCAATCACAGAACTAATCAAAACTTGCGCCAAGGGCTCCTTGCTTAGTGGCGCACTCCAGGTCCATGGCAATGCCTTGAAGATGGGCTTTGCTTGTGTTCTCACCATTGGCAATGACCTCATTGACATGTATGCCAAGTGTGGCAGGCTTGACTTTGCCGGAAAGGTGTTTGACGAATTGTCTGAAAGAAATGTTGTGTCTTGGACAGCTTTCATGGTTGGGTTCTTGAAGGATGGTAATGCTGAAAAGTGTTTGAAGGTGTTTGATGAGATGATAGTCTCAGGATTTCAGCCGAATGAGTACACTCTTTCGACTACCTTGAAAGCTTGTGGCCTTGTTGGTCCTGCTGGGCATGGAGCTGGGATTCAGGTTCATGGAGTGTGCATTAAGTCTGGATTTGAGTTGCATGATGTGGTTGGTAATTCTGTTATCTTTATGTATTCAAGAAGTGGAATGGTTGATGAAGGGGAGCGAATGTTTGAAATAATGCCGGTTAAGAGTCTTGTGAGTTGGAATGCAATGATTGCCGGGTTTGCTTATGGAGGTGATGGCAACAAGTGTTTGTGTTTGTTCAAACAGATGCAAAAACAAGAGGTTCCAGATGAGTTCACGTTTGCAAGCTTATTGAAAGCTTGCAGTGGCCTTGGAGCAGGCCGGGAAGGAACTCAAGTTCATGCTTCATTGATCACAAATGGGTTTGTTAATACAAACAATTCAATACTTTCAGGCGCTCTCACTGACCTCTATGTCAAATGTGGATGTCTAACGGAGGCGAGAAAGGTGTTTGATCTGACTGTGCAGAAAAATGTGGTGCAGTGGACAACATTGATACTTGGCTATGCTCAAGAAGGTTTTGTGAGAGAAACCATGGATCTGTTTAGCAAGTTTTGGGTCTCAGGGACACGAATAGATGGGCATGTTCTATCAAGTGTTATAGGTGTGTTTGCTGATTTTGCACTTGTAGTGCAAGGAAGACAAGTTCATTCTTATACGATCAAATCTCCGTCCGGCGAAGATGTTTCAGTAGCCAACTCCCTCATTGATTTTTACCACAAATGTGGACTCCCTGATGAAGCTGAGGTTCATTTCAGGGAAATGCACAAGAGAAATGTAGTATCATGGACGACGATGATCAACGGTCATGGAAAGCACGGGCATGGCAAGGCAGCAATCAATCTCTTCAATGAAATGCAACTTGAAGGTGTTGAACCAGATGATGTTGCCTATCTAGCCTTGTTGTCAGCTTGCAGCCATGCCGGGCTCATTGAGCAATGTCAATATTACTTCTCGAGATTAATTAGTGATCACCAAATAAAGCCCAAAGTTGAGCATTACGCATGTATGGTAGACCTCCTCGGTCGTGCAGGGAGGTTGCAGGAAGCCAAGGAACTCATAGAAAACATGCCAttagaagccaatgtaggtatTTGGCAAACTCTATTGAGTGCTTGTAGAGTGCATAGAAACTTAAACATGGGTAGAGAAGTAGGCAGAATTCTGCTGAGAATAGATGGCGATAACCCTGCAAACTATGTCATTTTGTCAAACATCCTCTCAGAAGCCGGAAAATGGAGTGAATGCGCAGAGTTAAGAgagaagatgaaaaagaaagggATGAAGAAACAAGGAGGATGCAGCTGGATAGAGATAAATAAAGAAGTGCATTTCTTTTATGGTGGCTATAACACACACCCAGAGACCGAAAAAATTCATTTTGTACTTAAAGAAGTTgaaaagaagatgaatgaaGAACTAGGCTATGTTCATGGAGTGAGCTATGCAATGCATGATGTTGAGGATGAGAGTAAAGAAGAGAACTTGAGAATGCACAGTGAGAAGCTGGCCATTGGACTGTGGCTTGTTGTTAATGGTGAAAAGGAGAAGGGAGAGGCCATTAGAGTGTATAAGAACTTGAGAGTTTGTGGTGATTGCCATGAATTCATTAAGGGAGTATCAAAGGTTCTTGACATTGTGCTTGTGGTCAGGGATGCAAACAGGTTTCATAGATTTGAGCATGGGGTGTGCTCTTGTGGAGATTACTGGTGA